In one window of Leptospira bourretii DNA:
- the odhB gene encoding 2-oxoglutarate dehydrogenase complex dihydrolipoyllysine-residue succinyltransferase translates to MAIDIKVPEMGESVTEATISAWTKKEGDAVKVDEVLAILETDKVSLEIPAPTSGVLKSITKKVGDVVHVRDIMGIIEEGAVASAPASSGAPTPKAEVVSAQPNTGKVNEELPPAARKLIEENKLDVSKITGTGRNGQITKEDVILFMEKGGASASSAPKAAASPEIPRAVVVSANAGPRETVVPMTKLRQTIANRLVSAQHTAAILTTFNEVDMSPIMELRNKYKDKFKETHGVGLGFMSLFTKAAVAALKAYPAINAEIRGTDIVYKNFYDIGVAVGGPKGLVVPIVRNADLLSFAGVEQEIARLAGKVKDGKISLEDMEGGTFSISNGGVYGSMMSTPILNPPQSGILGMHNIVKRAVVVNDQIVIRPMMYLALSYDHRIVDGKEAVQFLVKIKEMVEDPTRLLFEV, encoded by the coding sequence ATGGCAATAGATATCAAAGTCCCCGAGATGGGGGAATCCGTAACCGAAGCTACCATCAGTGCTTGGACCAAAAAAGAAGGCGATGCCGTAAAAGTAGACGAAGTGCTCGCTATTTTAGAAACAGACAAAGTCTCATTAGAGATTCCTGCTCCCACTTCCGGGGTTTTGAAATCCATCACCAAAAAGGTGGGGGATGTGGTTCATGTGCGTGATATCATGGGCATCATTGAAGAAGGTGCTGTGGCTTCGGCTCCTGCTAGTTCCGGTGCCCCAACTCCGAAAGCAGAAGTTGTTAGTGCCCAACCTAACACGGGCAAAGTGAACGAAGAACTCCCTCCTGCGGCCCGCAAACTCATCGAAGAAAATAAGTTAGATGTTTCCAAAATCACTGGAACCGGTCGCAACGGACAAATCACAAAAGAAGATGTAATTCTTTTTATGGAAAAAGGTGGCGCAAGTGCATCGTCTGCTCCTAAAGCAGCGGCAAGTCCTGAGATTCCAAGAGCGGTAGTTGTTTCGGCAAATGCTGGACCTAGAGAAACTGTGGTGCCGATGACGAAACTCCGCCAAACGATTGCAAATAGGCTCGTGAGTGCGCAACATACCGCAGCCATCCTCACCACTTTCAACGAAGTGGATATGTCTCCGATTATGGAACTTCGTAATAAATACAAAGACAAGTTCAAAGAAACTCACGGTGTGGGTCTTGGGTTCATGTCTCTTTTTACAAAGGCAGCCGTGGCAGCATTAAAAGCCTATCCTGCGATCAATGCAGAGATTCGCGGAACAGACATCGTCTACAAAAACTTCTATGATATCGGAGTGGCAGTGGGTGGACCGAAAGGACTTGTGGTTCCGATTGTGCGTAATGCCGACCTACTGAGTTTTGCGGGTGTGGAACAAGAGATCGCAAGGCTTGCCGGCAAAGTGAAAGATGGAAAAATTTCTTTGGAAGATATGGAAGGCGGAACTTTCTCTATCTCCAACGGTGGTGTGTATGGATCGATGATGTCGACTCCCATCCTCAACCCTCCACAATCGGGAATTCTCGGAATGCACAATATCGTCAAGCGCGCGGTAGTTGTGAACGATCAAATTGTGATTCGTCCTATGATGTATCTGGCTCTTTCTTATGACCACAGAATCGTGGATGGAAAAGAAGCGGTTCAGTTCCTTGTGAAAATCAAAGAAATGGTAGAGGACCCAACAAGACTCCTCTTTGAGGTATAA
- a CDS encoding PdxA family dehydrogenase has product MKTILISEGDPTSINYELLVSAFPLLQSLGKHHRIYLVRGPHNIHVPSLPNLSKPSVEPGFYSLSWFGSQKSRSFVLGKPSKTSGQMAYDSLLAAMDVQKELGADLITLPLSKEWVQKAGIKGFRGHTETLAEYYKRPTFMMMSGEKLNVIPLTTHVPLKDVVKELKKFSWKELAKALSRSQFLKNPKIAYLGLNPHAGEGGKIGDEESTLLGVGAKVLRKAKFSVEGPLSADSAFLPGAKPYDLYLAGYHDQGLIPFKLLEGKKGVNITLGLDFIRVSPDHGTAFDIAGKGLSDPTGLISCLERLTENTKTKP; this is encoded by the coding sequence TTGAAAACCATTCTGATTTCGGAAGGCGATCCGACCAGTATCAACTATGAACTTCTGGTTTCCGCCTTCCCTCTGTTGCAATCCTTAGGGAAACACCACCGCATCTATCTGGTGCGTGGACCTCACAACATCCATGTTCCCTCTCTCCCCAACCTCTCCAAACCCAGTGTGGAACCAGGGTTTTATTCCCTTTCTTGGTTTGGTTCTCAAAAATCTCGTTCTTTTGTTCTCGGAAAACCTTCCAAAACATCCGGCCAGATGGCCTATGATTCTTTGTTAGCTGCAATGGATGTACAAAAAGAACTCGGAGCTGACCTCATCACTTTGCCTCTTTCCAAAGAGTGGGTTCAGAAAGCGGGGATCAAAGGATTTCGGGGGCATACAGAAACTCTGGCCGAGTATTATAAACGACCTACCTTTATGATGATGAGTGGGGAAAAACTCAATGTCATTCCCTTAACCACCCATGTCCCATTGAAAGATGTGGTAAAAGAATTAAAAAAGTTTTCTTGGAAGGAATTAGCCAAAGCTCTCTCCCGTTCACAGTTTTTAAAAAATCCAAAGATTGCCTATTTGGGCCTTAACCCCCATGCCGGTGAAGGGGGAAAAATTGGGGATGAGGAATCGACCTTACTTGGCGTAGGTGCCAAAGTACTCCGAAAAGCAAAGTTCTCCGTCGAGGGACCACTTTCCGCCGATTCCGCCTTTTTACCAGGTGCTAAGCCGTACGATTTGTATTTGGCAGGTTACCACGACCAAGGACTCATTCCATTTAAATTGCTTGAAGGGAAAAAGGGAGTCAACATAACCTTAGGACTGGATTTTATCCGTGTGTCCCCTGACCACGGAACGGCCTTTGACATTGCAGGTAAGGGTTTAAGTGATCCCACAGGACTCATCTCCTGTTTAGAACGACTCACGGAGAATACAAAAACAAAGCCATGA
- a CDS encoding 2-oxoglutarate dehydrogenase E1 component: MTTDQMMSLYGDNVVLLEEYYKQFKEDPQSLSKDWIDFFGELERSSVSGNGSNGNGFGGNGYVNYASTEHRKDSSLSDFGIINLLNAYRRQGHLAANLDPLGINKPNREFIDLKVKALKQSDLDTEVDSGIANLGKAKLKDVIDWFEKTYCGSIGCEHYYLVNDEEREWLQNRMEPLANSEPINKKTALRLFEKLYQADSFENFLAKKFVGKKRFSLEGGETMIPMLDTLVEEAGGHKMDALVIGMAHRGRLNVLVNIIRKPAGLIFAEFEEKLNPGQLGYADVKYHLGYSNNVMTHYGKEVKLSLAFNPSHLEAVDPVIFGSVRARQEMAKDIDRSKFMPVAIHGDAAFAGQGVVAETLNMMNLDGYTVGGTFHIVINNQIGFTTLPSESRSTLYATDLAKGFQVPIFHVNGDDPEATYRVTKLALEYRQKFKKDVIIDLICYRRLGHNETDEPTFTQPQMYDIIKKHPKTIKIYEEKLLQRGDITQEEIQFIKDGIAQGLEDSFQQAKEKDTRITVDTLGGVWSRYTKEPLDSDVHTQLLQQQLGGIVKAVTTLPEGYTANPKHIKVLEDRKKMGAGELPIDWGFAESLSFGSILENGFPIRLGGQDAQRGTFSHRHATLSDIVNGKKLTLLNHISDKQAKIEIVNSSLSEYSCLGFEYGYSLADPNSLVMWEAQFGDFANNAQVIFDQFISSSEIKWQRMSGLVCLLPHGYEGQGPEHSSARLERFLQLCALDNIQVANLTTPAQYFHILRRQILQSFRKPLIIMTPKSLLRLKDAASSLEDITTGAFRKILPDPVAKPEKVEKLLFCSGKVYYDLRKAIDAQKLENVAVVRIEQLYPFPENHIKQMITSYGKLKKFVWVQEEPKNQGAWFFVRDRIEAVMPENKRLHYAGRSEFPSPACGHVVTHLKEQEDLVKDALS, translated from the coding sequence ATGACAACCGACCAGATGATGAGTTTATACGGCGATAACGTCGTATTATTGGAAGAGTATTACAAACAATTCAAAGAAGATCCGCAGAGTTTATCAAAAGACTGGATCGACTTTTTTGGAGAACTAGAAAGATCATCCGTTTCCGGCAACGGATCCAATGGAAATGGATTTGGTGGAAATGGATATGTGAACTATGCATCCACCGAACACAGAAAAGATTCTTCACTCAGCGACTTCGGGATCATCAACCTGCTCAATGCCTATAGAAGACAGGGGCACTTAGCTGCAAACCTAGACCCACTGGGAATCAACAAACCCAACCGCGAATTCATTGACCTGAAAGTCAAAGCCTTAAAACAAAGTGACTTAGACACAGAAGTAGATTCTGGAATTGCCAACCTTGGAAAAGCCAAACTAAAAGATGTGATCGATTGGTTTGAAAAAACCTACTGTGGTTCGATTGGTTGTGAACACTACTACCTCGTCAATGATGAGGAACGTGAGTGGTTACAAAACCGAATGGAACCACTCGCCAACAGCGAACCCATTAACAAAAAGACCGCCTTACGTTTGTTTGAAAAACTTTACCAAGCCGATAGTTTTGAAAACTTCCTCGCCAAAAAATTCGTAGGGAAAAAACGTTTTTCTCTCGAAGGTGGGGAAACTATGATCCCGATGCTTGATACCCTAGTGGAAGAAGCCGGTGGTCATAAAATGGATGCCCTTGTGATTGGTATGGCACATAGGGGACGTTTGAATGTTCTTGTGAACATCATCCGAAAACCAGCAGGTCTTATCTTTGCTGAGTTCGAAGAAAAACTAAACCCAGGCCAACTCGGTTATGCAGACGTAAAATACCATCTTGGGTATTCGAACAATGTCATGACCCATTATGGAAAAGAAGTCAAACTCTCTCTTGCCTTCAACCCTTCTCACTTAGAGGCCGTAGACCCAGTGATTTTTGGATCGGTCCGTGCTCGCCAAGAAATGGCAAAAGATATAGACCGATCTAAATTTATGCCAGTCGCCATCCACGGGGATGCTGCCTTTGCTGGACAAGGAGTGGTAGCAGAAACTCTCAACATGATGAACCTAGATGGTTATACAGTTGGGGGAACTTTCCATATTGTGATCAATAACCAAATTGGATTTACCACTCTCCCTAGCGAATCTAGATCTACTTTGTATGCCACTGACCTTGCCAAAGGATTCCAAGTTCCTATTTTCCATGTGAATGGAGATGACCCGGAAGCCACTTACCGAGTCACAAAACTTGCGTTAGAATACCGTCAAAAATTCAAAAAAGATGTGATCATCGATTTAATCTGCTACAGAAGGCTTGGACATAACGAAACTGACGAACCAACTTTCACTCAACCTCAGATGTATGACATCATCAAAAAACATCCCAAAACCATCAAAATTTATGAAGAGAAATTATTGCAACGTGGGGACATCACTCAAGAGGAAATCCAGTTTATTAAAGATGGAATTGCCCAAGGTCTCGAAGATTCTTTCCAACAAGCAAAAGAAAAAGACACTCGCATCACTGTAGATACACTGGGTGGGGTTTGGTCTAGATACACAAAAGAACCTTTGGATTCCGATGTTCATACCCAACTCCTCCAACAACAATTAGGTGGAATTGTCAAAGCAGTCACAACACTTCCCGAAGGTTATACAGCCAATCCAAAACACATTAAAGTTTTGGAAGACCGTAAAAAAATGGGAGCTGGGGAATTGCCAATTGATTGGGGATTTGCAGAATCACTTTCCTTTGGTTCCATTTTGGAAAACGGATTTCCGATTCGACTAGGTGGACAAGATGCACAGAGAGGAACATTCTCTCACAGACATGCCACTCTGTCAGACATCGTAAATGGGAAAAAACTCACTCTCCTTAACCATATCAGCGACAAACAAGCAAAGATAGAAATAGTAAACTCTTCTCTTTCTGAATATTCCTGCCTTGGATTTGAATATGGGTATTCCCTTGCGGATCCGAATAGCCTTGTGATGTGGGAAGCGCAGTTTGGAGACTTTGCAAACAACGCACAGGTAATCTTTGACCAATTCATTTCGAGCTCCGAAATCAAATGGCAAAGGATGTCGGGTCTTGTTTGTTTACTGCCACACGGGTATGAAGGCCAAGGTCCAGAACACTCTTCGGCAAGGCTCGAAAGGTTCTTACAACTTTGTGCTCTTGATAATATCCAAGTGGCAAACCTAACCACACCGGCTCAGTATTTCCATATCCTACGTCGTCAGATCCTCCAAAGTTTTAGAAAGCCACTCATCATCATGACACCGAAGTCACTGCTTCGTCTGAAAGATGCTGCCTCTAGTTTGGAAGACATCACAACAGGAGCGTTCAGAAAGATCCTTCCAGATCCAGTGGCAAAACCGGAAAAAGTAGAGAAGTTACTTTTCTGTTCTGGAAAGGTTTACTATGACTTACGCAAAGCCATTGATGCCCAAAAATTGGAAAACGTGGCAGTGGTTCGGATTGAACAACTTTACCCGTTTCCAGAGAACCATATCAAACAAATGATCACCAGTTACGGAAAACTGAAAAAATTTGTATGGGTACAGGAAGAACCGAAAAACCAAGGTGCTTGGTTCTTTGTTCGGGATCGGATTGAAGCCGTAATGCCAGAAAACAAACGTTTGCATTACGCAGGTCGATCCGAGTTCCCAAGCCCTGCTTGTGGTCACGTGGTCACTCACTTAAAAGAACAAGAAGATTTAGTAAAGGATGCTTTGTCTTAA
- the lpdA gene encoding dihydrolipoyl dehydrogenase: MEQYDIIVIGAGPGGYVAAVRAAQLGKKVAIIEKRKTLGGTCLNVGCIPSKALLDSSEEYHKTKHKLADHGISVKDVKIDIAKMMARKDKVVTEVTSGVDYLMKKNKITRYLGHASFVSKTEISITSEDGKKESISGTNIIIATGSTPIEIPPLPVDGKNIVTSDHAIALDSVPEHLIIVGAGVIGLELGSVWLRLGAKVTVVELMPRLFGTADQAIASLAERLLTQQGINFLFETKVHGAKVKGKKVEVEIEGKDGKKTILEGDKVLVSIGRRPNTDGLGAKEIGIEMTDRGRIKVELNKFQTNIPNIYAIGDVVDGPMLAHKAEDEGIAVAELICGKYGHVNYKAIPWIVYTWPEVAWVGLGEEELKAKGIEYKVGKYMFKPNARAKAMNETDGQVKVLADKKTDKLLGVYIVGPRASDMIAEAAIAFEFGASAEDIARSTHAHPTLSEVLREAAMDADAKWSIHS; encoded by the coding sequence ATGGAACAATACGATATCATTGTCATTGGTGCAGGTCCTGGTGGGTATGTGGCGGCCGTTCGTGCTGCCCAACTTGGTAAAAAAGTAGCCATCATTGAAAAAAGAAAAACTCTCGGGGGGACTTGTCTCAACGTGGGTTGTATTCCTTCCAAAGCCCTTCTCGATTCTTCTGAAGAATATCACAAAACCAAACACAAATTAGCGGATCACGGAATCTCTGTGAAAGATGTCAAAATCGACATCGCTAAAATGATGGCTCGCAAAGACAAAGTTGTTACGGAAGTGACATCAGGTGTCGATTACCTGATGAAAAAAAACAAAATCACTCGTTATTTGGGCCACGCCAGTTTTGTTTCGAAAACAGAAATTTCCATCACTTCCGAAGATGGAAAAAAAGAATCCATTTCTGGAACGAACATCATCATTGCCACTGGATCGACTCCGATTGAAATTCCTCCCCTTCCTGTGGATGGAAAAAATATTGTTACCTCTGACCACGCCATTGCTCTAGACTCCGTTCCCGAACACCTCATCATAGTCGGTGCTGGAGTGATCGGACTCGAACTCGGATCGGTATGGTTACGACTCGGTGCCAAAGTCACTGTGGTAGAACTCATGCCACGCCTTTTTGGAACTGCTGACCAAGCCATTGCCAGTCTAGCGGAACGATTGTTAACCCAACAAGGAATCAACTTTCTCTTTGAAACCAAAGTGCACGGTGCTAAGGTCAAAGGCAAAAAAGTAGAAGTCGAAATCGAAGGCAAAGACGGTAAAAAAACCATTCTCGAAGGAGACAAGGTTCTTGTTTCTATTGGCCGCCGTCCGAACACAGATGGACTCGGTGCCAAAGAAATTGGGATCGAAATGACAGACCGTGGTCGCATCAAAGTGGAACTCAATAAATTCCAAACCAATATTCCGAATATCTATGCGATCGGAGACGTGGTCGATGGCCCTATGCTTGCTCACAAAGCAGAAGACGAAGGGATTGCCGTTGCCGAACTCATTTGTGGAAAGTATGGCCATGTGAATTACAAAGCCATTCCTTGGATTGTTTACACTTGGCCAGAAGTGGCTTGGGTGGGCCTCGGCGAAGAAGAACTAAAAGCCAAAGGTATCGAATACAAAGTGGGTAAGTATATGTTCAAACCCAATGCTCGTGCCAAAGCCATGAATGAAACCGATGGACAAGTAAAAGTCCTCGCTGACAAAAAAACGGATAAACTCCTAGGAGTGTATATCGTAGGGCCTAGAGCATCCGACATGATTGCCGAAGCTGCGATTGCTTTTGAATTTGGTGCCAGTGCGGAAGACATTGCTCGTTCCACACATGCCCACCCGACTCTTTCCGAAGTCCTTCGGGAAGCGGCGATGGATGCTGATGCAAAATGGTCCATCCATTCGTAA
- a CDS encoding DegT/DnrJ/EryC1/StrS family aminotransferase, which produces MAVPFIDIKRFEPGFLDTWNEKVKSMSVNAQFIGGNEVTDLETNLATWAETKYAIGCANGTDALQLALRAVGVGRGDKVLLPDSTFWATFEAVVNVGGDPYTVDTNPIDLQMDFQVFKEAVEKVKPKAALVVHLYGWGTANIEDLRKFCKEKNVALIEDGAQCFGVRHNGKSLYKDALISTTSFYPAKVLGAAGDGGAVFTNDEELSIVTRRLVNHGRTSHYEHGLVGWNSRLDSLQAAFLNLSLKHLQARIDSRKKSQNIYYKELPGLGIGVIKAPKDYEENGYCNVTLVDPEVRPKIEAVLKDKGIGFGNIYPGAMSDQPGAKPYLVERFGKDGNARRISKSVLNFPLFAYMTDSELDEVFSAIKAYNATK; this is translated from the coding sequence ATGGCAGTTCCATTTATAGATATCAAACGATTTGAACCAGGATTTTTAGACACCTGGAATGAAAAAGTAAAGTCCATGTCAGTAAACGCACAGTTTATCGGTGGAAACGAAGTGACCGATTTGGAAACAAATCTTGCAACTTGGGCAGAGACAAAGTATGCCATTGGTTGTGCCAATGGAACTGATGCTTTACAATTGGCACTGCGTGCTGTGGGAGTAGGTCGTGGCGACAAAGTGTTGTTACCCGACTCTACTTTCTGGGCGACCTTTGAAGCTGTGGTGAATGTGGGTGGTGATCCTTATACAGTGGATACCAATCCTATTGACTTACAAATGGACTTCCAAGTATTTAAGGAAGCTGTCGAAAAGGTAAAACCAAAAGCGGCTCTTGTGGTTCATTTATACGGCTGGGGAACTGCAAATATTGAAGACCTTCGAAAGTTCTGCAAAGAGAAAAACGTGGCTCTCATTGAAGACGGAGCACAATGTTTTGGCGTCAGACACAATGGAAAGTCCTTATACAAAGACGCTCTCATTTCCACAACATCCTTTTATCCTGCAAAGGTGTTAGGTGCTGCCGGTGATGGTGGTGCGGTATTTACAAACGATGAAGAATTATCTATCGTCACACGCAGGCTTGTCAACCACGGACGCACTTCGCATTACGAACATGGACTTGTGGGTTGGAACTCAAGACTTGATTCCTTACAAGCTGCTTTTTTAAACTTATCTTTAAAACATTTACAAGCAAGAATTGATTCTCGTAAAAAATCACAAAACATATACTACAAAGAATTACCAGGTCTTGGGATTGGTGTCATTAAGGCCCCTAAAGATTACGAGGAAAATGGATACTGTAACGTGACTTTGGTGGACCCTGAAGTTCGTCCCAAAATCGAAGCTGTTCTCAAAGACAAAGGGATTGGATTTGGAAATATTTATCCAGGTGCCATGTCTGACCAACCAGGCGCCAAACCATACCTCGTCGAAAGATTTGGTAAGGATGGAAATGCTCGTAGGATTTCTAAATCCGTTCTTAACTTTCCACTTTTTGCTTATATGACAGATTCTGAATTGGATGAAGTGTTTAGTGCGATAAAGGCCTATAACGCGACCAAATAA
- a CDS encoding LBF_1011 family protein: MSLQTEYKLQWPEYRIEFHPGPPIPKKANLNELWPVLRAFFSGNQSRFANYLFYLSTDFSGGFSLCSVLGENELTFRFRDPQLVSPSAFPKETLEQIWELCQKREFEEMEREDWELIGFGFLYLGNVLEFRNWVLKTKHFFGQSDNNRRFLHLLGWESSEFPYENSILHMLVEYEKGNRDSINFKTLTDAVVFDSHWQISGVLFHAIETGWFTGEETFRFWKFLIGFYAEWEDWEQQKFRSVSLGKIPAFPALRYAKRYFPENTFVLYRQDLETILRGDWTYGDGFGYELTHQMDPFVETVVRFRNEKEKFEEELKNELWKRPYSYFINLQLAFISFVKKENQSFLEYYKKAGRLKYLPMALNLYWRVLKVNGEEVLSKSIERTLVASGESTNIPEGWE; encoded by the coding sequence ATGAGCTTACAAACAGAATACAAACTGCAATGGCCGGAATACCGGATTGAATTCCATCCTGGGCCTCCGATTCCAAAAAAGGCCAACCTGAATGAACTTTGGCCAGTCCTTCGTGCCTTTTTTTCGGGCAATCAGTCTCGTTTTGCAAACTATCTCTTCTATTTATCGACCGATTTTTCTGGGGGGTTCAGCCTTTGTTCCGTTCTGGGAGAAAATGAGCTCACCTTTCGCTTCCGGGACCCGCAACTTGTCTCTCCCTCTGCTTTTCCTAAAGAAACTTTGGAACAAATCTGGGAACTTTGCCAAAAACGTGAGTTTGAAGAAATGGAAAGGGAGGACTGGGAGCTGATTGGATTTGGGTTTTTGTATTTGGGAAATGTCCTCGAGTTTCGCAATTGGGTTTTGAAAACCAAACATTTTTTTGGCCAATCGGATAACAATCGTAGGTTTCTGCATTTACTTGGTTGGGAAAGTTCTGAGTTCCCGTATGAAAACTCCATTTTACATATGTTAGTCGAGTATGAAAAAGGAAATAGAGATTCTATCAATTTTAAAACACTTACCGATGCAGTTGTATTTGATTCCCATTGGCAAATTTCAGGAGTTCTGTTTCATGCGATCGAAACAGGATGGTTTACCGGAGAAGAAACATTCCGGTTTTGGAAATTTCTCATAGGATTTTATGCAGAATGGGAAGACTGGGAACAACAAAAATTCCGTTCTGTTTCACTTGGAAAAATTCCTGCCTTTCCTGCTTTGCGTTACGCCAAACGATATTTTCCAGAAAACACTTTTGTTTTATACAGGCAGGATCTGGAAACAATTCTTCGAGGTGATTGGACCTACGGAGATGGATTCGGTTATGAACTCACACACCAAATGGATCCCTTTGTGGAAACAGTCGTAAGGTTTCGTAACGAAAAAGAAAAGTTCGAGGAAGAATTAAAAAATGAATTATGGAAAAGACCTTATTCATACTTTATCAATTTACAGTTGGCTTTTATTAGTTTTGTAAAAAAAGAAAACCAAAGTTTTTTGGAATATTATAAAAAAGCCGGAAGACTTAAATATTTACCTATGGCTCTCAATTTGTATTGGAGGGTTTTGAAAGTCAATGGGGAAGAGGTGCTTTCGAAATCCATTGAACGAACGTTAGTGGCATCTGGCGAATCAACAAACATTCCGGAAGGTTGGGAATAA
- a CDS encoding bactofilin family protein translates to MALVKNQTEVTNSTIGENSYFNGKFFINGSLKIDGKFEGKSLQAEHLYIGVTGKVKTNITAASVIVEGIVVGNVTARNRVMLLPTSKILGDIKTPELIIQNGVILEGRCMISNDLKHSAKDLIELEYSKDSLSVEKIFGKQPNAKE, encoded by the coding sequence ATGGCATTAGTCAAAAATCAGACCGAAGTTACCAATTCAACGATTGGTGAGAATTCTTACTTCAACGGTAAATTCTTCATCAATGGTTCCTTAAAAATTGACGGTAAATTCGAGGGAAAATCCCTCCAAGCCGAACACCTCTACATTGGTGTTACCGGAAAGGTCAAAACCAACATCACTGCTGCCAGTGTCATCGTAGAGGGAATTGTTGTTGGAAACGTCACTGCTAGAAACCGTGTGATGCTCCTTCCTACCTCCAAAATTCTCGGAGATATCAAAACTCCTGAGCTGATCATCCAAAACGGGGTGATTTTGGAAGGACGTTGTATGATTTCCAACGACCTCAAACACAGTGCCAAAGACCTAATTGAATTGGAATACTCAAAAGATTCCTTAAGTGTAGAGAAGATTTTTGGGAAACAACCAAACGCAAAAGAATAA